In Rutidosis leptorrhynchoides isolate AG116_Rl617_1_P2 chromosome 2, CSIRO_AGI_Rlap_v1, whole genome shotgun sequence, one genomic interval encodes:
- the LOC139893026 gene encoding uncharacterized protein, with translation MHPLASVASGKQILCKCEACGKEHKGLFYQCVDCPSSPLIHNDCVFLPKRLLIQQTTHDRFSHTHPLTLAYSCQKSYRSGSYTDPKCRVCNLYFDDKYIWIYECDKCRYYAHLDCATNTREPFMSILTFPGTGNVIKNYEDDEYPDLLHLPFPDDSYSLLKNLFYKDTRSMTFGTNDEIKKHISHEHPLLLVDITQPTASYRARNVSYHNSMKKIQLLCNGCAKPIITPPFYVCANEDENCDFVLHEWCTRLPVKVNDHPYHPQHPLIYYPKINPEFLNVFDCAVCHLSSNGFVYCCVECRYYVDVCCAFIPKRVTHKSHPNHLLSLFMPGFFGETKLCHLCMYGYDWGAKFKCEVCNIHLHANCALLVSETITHKVDKHPMKLSYFPIENHKSDYFCEICELTLDPSRFFYHCQECVQSVHTDCAPAIYESEIYDVNIKFGGIHNLAHVHQHPLSFVRGIETDVHCDRCSRDVKYSMTLKCLQCKYAIHFNCFKYSM, from the exons ATGCACCCACTTGCAAGTGTTGCCAGTGGCAAACAAATATTATGCAAATGTGAGGCATGTGGGAAGGAACATAAAGGTTTGTTTTATCAATGTGTCGATTGTCCTTCTAGCCCATTGATACACAATGATTGTGTCTTTTTGCCTAAAAGGTTGCTTATCCAACAAACCACACATGATCGTTTCTCCCATACTCACCCACTCACACTTGCGTATTCCTGTCAAAAATCATATAGAAGTGGTTCTTATACTGATCCGAAGTGTAGGGTATGCAATCTTTATTTTGATGACAAATATATCTGGATTTATGAATGTGACAAGTGCAGATACTATGCCCATCTTGATTGTGCAACAAACACACGCGAGCCCTTCATGTCCATCTTAACATTTCCTG gtACCGGAAATGTCATTAAAAATTATGAAGACGATGAGTACCCAGATCTTCTTCACCTTCCCTTTCCTGATGACTCTTATAGTTTATTAAAAAACTTGTTTTATAAAGATACTCGATCAATGACATTTGGAACTAATGATGAGATCAAAAAACATATTAGTCATGAACATCCACTACTTCTTGTGGATATTACGCAACCAACAGCCTCTTATAGAGCTAGAAATGTTTCATATCATAACTCAATGAAAAAGATTCAACTTTTATGTAATGGATGTGCGAAACCAATTATAACACCACCGTTTTACGTATGCGCCAATGAGGATGAGAATTGCGACTTTGTACTCCATGAGTGGTGCACCCGTCTTCCAGTTAAAGTAAACGACCACCCTTATCACCCGCAACATCCCTTGATATACTATCCAAAGATCAATCCCGAGTTTCTTAATGTTTTCGACTGTGCTGTTTGCCACTTATCTAGTAATGGATTTGTTTATTGTTGTGTCGAATGCCGATACTATGTCGATGTTTGTTGTGCATTTATACCTAAAAGAGTTACTCACAAGTCTCACCCAAATCACCTCCTTTCTCTATTTATGCCAGGTTTCTTCGGTGAAACAAAGTTATGTCATTTGTGCATGTATGGATATGATTGGGGAGCCAAATTCAAATGTGAGGTTTGCAATATTCATTTACATGCCAATTGTGCTTTATTAGTGAGCGAGACAATTACACATAAAGTTGACAAACACCCGATGAAGTTGAGTTACTTTCCGATTGAGAATCATAAGAGTGATTACTTTTGTGAAATTTGTGAACTTACATTAGATCCTAGTAGATTCTTCTATCATTGTCAAGAGTGTGTTCAGTCTGTACATACCGATTGTGCTCCAGCGATATATGAATCAGAAATATACGATGTGAATATAAAGTTCGGGGGAATTCATAACCTTGCTCACGTTCACCAACACCCTCTTTCATTTGTTCGGGGAATTGAAACAGATGTTCATTGCGATAGATGTTCACGAGATGTGAAGTACTCGATGACACTTAAATGTCTACAATGTAAGTATGCAATTCATTTCAATTGTTTTAAGTACTCGATGTGA
- the LOC139889666 gene encoding uncharacterized mitochondrial protein AtMg00810-like, with the protein MKPVQHLNLHVSTTSPIPTSYSHAFKDPNWQHAMTEEYKARLVANGRSQQVGIDCDETFSPIVKPATIRTVLSLSISRHCPVHQLDVKNAFLHGHLSETIYMHQPPGFRDPSRPDHVCLLQKSLYGLKQAPHAWYNRFAGYAQSVRFQQSRCDTSLFIYRHGTDTAYLLLYVDDIILTASSTEFLQRVIASLHREFSMTDLGPLDYFLGISVTRTSSGMFLSQKKYATEILERADMMGCHPSRTPVKTISKLNTSGPPVTNSTLYRSLAGALQYLTFTRPDIAYAVQQICLFMHDLREQHFSALKRILRYIQGTLDLDLQLFASSTTSLTAYSDADWAGCPSTRRLTSGYCVFLGNNLLSWSSKRQLTPSRSSAEAEYRGVANAVAETCWFRNLLRELHCPLFSATIVYCDNVSAVYMSGNPVQH; encoded by the exons ATGAAACCCGTACAACATCTAAATCTTCATGTGTCCACCACCTCTCCCATTCCTACCTCTTACTCTCATGCATTTAAAGACCCTAACTGGCAACACGCTATGACCGAAGA gtataaggctcgactAGTTGCTAATGGTCGCAGCCAGCAGGTtggtattgattgtgatgagacgTTTAGCCCGATTGTTAAACCGGCCACCATTCGGACTGTTCTGAGTCTTTCCATTTCTCGACACTGCCCCGTTCATCAACTAGATGTCAAGAATGCTTTCCTTCATGGTCATCTTTCCGAGACTATCTATATGCATCAGCCTCCAGGTTTTCGCGACCCTTCACGACCAGATCATGTGTGTCTCCTGCAGAAATCCctctatggattgaagcaagctccACACGCATGGTACAACCGATTCGCAGGCTATGCTCAGAGTGTCAGATTTCAGCAAAGTCGATGTGACACTTCCTTATTTATTTATCGACATGGTACCGATACTGCATATCTCTTATTGTATGTAGATGATATTATTCTGACTGCCTCATCGACAGAGTTTCTTCAGCGCGTTATTGCCTCTCTACACCGGGAGTTCTCCATGACCGATCTTGGCCCGCTGGACTATTTCTTGGGTATTTCAGTTACTCGTACCTCTTCGGGGATGTTTCTATCTCAAAAGAAGTACGCTACCGAGATTCTAGAGCGCGCAGATATGATGGGGTGTCACCCGAGCAGAACCCCGGTCAAAACCATCTCCAAGCTTAATACGTCAGGTCCACCGGTTACTAATTCCACATTGTATCGTAGCCTCGCCGGGGCTCTTCAGTACCTCACTTTCACGAGACCAGACATTGCTTACGCAGTACAGCAGATATGCTTATTCATGCATGACCTACGAGAGCAACATTTTTCTGCACTTAAGCGGATTCTCCGGTATATTCAGGGTACACTTGATCTCGACCTACAACTCTTTGCATCATCTACCACATCTCTGACAGCCTACTCAGATGCTGACTGGGCTGGTTGCCCCAGTACTCGCCGCTTGACCTCAGGATATTGTGTATTTTTGGGTAATAACCTTCTGTCGTGGTCCTCAAAACGACAGTTGACGCCATCTCGCTCTAGTGCTGAAGCAGAGTACCGCGGGGTTGCTAATGCTGTTGCCGAGACATGTTGGTTTCGCAACTTACTTCGGGAGCTTCATTGTCCTTTGTTTTCTGCCACTATTGTGTATTGTGATAATGTGAGTGCAGTATACATGTCTGGTAACCCGGTTCAGCACTAG